From a single Phragmites australis chromosome 7, lpPhrAust1.1, whole genome shotgun sequence genomic region:
- the LOC133923887 gene encoding coleoptile phototropism protein 1-like isoform X2 has translation MQGSDCSAVHHRHISIHISSIDRIKEIAESRTKMWEPTERENHVAERGLVPVNGGDEVQVQVQHEHGEARMDGFVRRDQSWYASSDIPSDLLVKVGGVNFHLHKHPMVSRSARLARLVDEASALLGPDAVFVTVVDLPDLPGGHGAFELVAKFCYGIMVDIMATNVAVLRCAAEYLEMTEDLEEGNLAFRAEAFLGYVVASSWLDSVVVLRCCEGLSPWAEDLQLVRRCSESVAAKACTNTRAVRWAYAGRMSPKTPRAGTSSDSRQQLVPPADWWVDDICVLRIDHFVRVVTAIQAKGMRCDLIGAAITRYSSKWLSAGINKESSTSHGSAPWTQAGVLQMVIAGEGDLQTEMANEQRMVVESLISIIPPQKDCVSCGFLLRLLRLAVMLKAAPALVTEVEKHVGMQLEQAALPDLLVPSYPYGRADAAYDVDLVQRLVEQFVVQEQSPTAALCSEGRGKEKQEQQQNATALRVARLLDSYLSEVSRDRNLALSKFQALAESLPESARVCHDGLYRAIDSYLKAHPAVTEHERKRLCRAVDCGKLSREVRMHAAQNERLPLRVVVHVLLSEQAKMTSALAKVGKKEEDINALRQQVDSVNAKYNELQREVELLQKQVERMPPPSAAGKQQSVSGWTSGWKKLGRLGRIPGASGNEGQSVVTAAPDKEVSQGPRRRRNSAS, from the exons atgcaaggaagtgactgcAGCGCAGTCCATCACAGACATATCTCCATACATATATCATCGATCGATCGGATAAAAGAAATCGCCGAGAGCAGAACGAAGATGTGGGAACCTACAGAGAGGGAGAACCATGTCGCAGAGCGCGGGCTCGTCCCCGTCAACGGCGGTGACGAGGTGCAGGTGCAGGTGCAGCACGAGCACGGCGAGGCTAGGATGGACGGCTTCGTGCGCAGAGATCAGTCATG GTACGCTAGCAGTGATATCCCCAGTGATCTACTCGTCAAGGTAGGAGGCGTCAACTtccacctccacaagcacccCATGGTCTCCCGGAGCGCCCGCCTGGCCCGACTCGTCGACGAGGCATCGGCCCTGCTCGGCCCCGACGCCGTCTTCGTCACCGTGGTTGACCTGCCCGACCTGCCGGGCGGCCACGGCGCGTTTGAGCTGGTCGCCAAGTTCTGCTACGGCATCATGGTTGATATCATGGCCACCAACGTCGCCGTGCTGCGCTGCGCCGCCGAGTACCTGGAGATGACGGAGGACCTGGAGGAGGGCAACCTCGCCTTCCGCGCAGAGGCGTTCCTGGGTTACGTAGTGGCGTCTTCGTGGCTGGACTCCGTCGTCGTGCTCCGGTGCTGCGAGGGCCTCTCGCCGTGGGCCGAGGACCTGCAACTCGTGCGCCGCTGCAGCGAGTCCGTCGCTGCCAAGGCGTGCACCAACACGAGGGCCGTGCGCTGGGCCTACGCTGGCAGGATGTCGCCCAAGACGCCGAGGGCCGGCACGTCGAGTGACAGCCGCCAACAGCTCGTGCCGCCGGCTGACTGGTGGGTAGACGACATCTGCGTGCTAAGGATCGACCATTTCGTGCGCGTCGTCACCGCCATCCAGGCCAAAGGCATGCGCTGCGACCTCATCGGCGCCGCCATCACGCGCTATTCCTCCAAGTGGCTCTCTGCTGGCATCAACAAGGAGAGTTCCACATCGCATGGCAGCGCGCCGTGGACGCAGGCCGGCGTGCTCCAAATGGTAATTGCCGGTGAGGGCGATCTGCAGACGGAGATGGCTAATGAGCAGAGGATGGTCGTGGAGAGCTTGATTAGCATCATCCCCCCGCAAAAAGATTGTGTCTCGTGCGGCTTCCTCCTCCGGCTGCTCCGCCTGGCCGTCATGCTCaaggcggcgccggcgctggtCACGGAGGTGGAGAAGCACGTGGGTATGCAGCTCGAGCAGGCAGCGCTGCCTGACCTCCTGGTGCCTTCATACCCCTACGGTCGCGCCGACGCCGCGTACGACGTCGACCTCGTGCAGCGGCTGGTGGAGCAGTTCGTGGTACAGGAGCAGTCGCCGACGGCGGCGCTGTGCAGCGAGGGCCGCGGGAAGGAGAAGCAAGAACAGCAGCAGAACGCGACAGCGCTGCGTGTGGCGCGCCTGCTCGACAGCTACCTCTCCGAGGTGTCCCGGGACCGGAACCTCGCCCTGAGCAAGTTTCAGGCCCTGGCCGAATCGCTGCCGGAGTCGGCACGCGTCTGCCACGATGGGCTGTACCGCGCCATCGATTCGTACCTAAAGGCGCACCCGGCGGTGACAGAGCACGAGCGGAAGCGGCTGTGCCGGGCGGTGGACTGCGGGAAGCTGTCGCGGGAGGTGCGCATGCACGCGGCGCAGAACGAGAGGCTGCCGCTCCGCGTGGTGGTGCATGTGCTGCTGTCGGAGCAGGCCAAGATGACCAGCGCGCTGGCCAAGGTGGGCAAGAAGGAGGAGGACATCAACGCGTTGAGGCAGCAGGTGGACAGCGTGAACGCCAAGTACAATGAGCTGCAGCGCGAGGTGGAGCTTCTGCAGAAGCAGGTGGAGCGCATGCCGCCGCCGTCCGCAGCGGGGAAGCAACAGAGCGTGTCGGGATGGACCAGCGGGTGGAAGAAGCTCGGAAGACTCGGCAGGATTCCGGGCGCCAGTGGCAACGAGGGGCAGTCGGTAGTGACCGCAGCGCCCGACAAGGAAGTGAGCCAGGGGCCTCGGCGGAGGAGGAACTCCGCCTCGTGA
- the LOC133923887 gene encoding coleoptile phototropism protein 1-like isoform X1: MQGSDCSAVHHRHISIHISSIDRIKEIAESRTKMWEPTERENHVAERGLVPVNGGDEVQVQVQHEHGEARMDGFVRRDQSCRYASSDIPSDLLVKVGGVNFHLHKHPMVSRSARLARLVDEASALLGPDAVFVTVVDLPDLPGGHGAFELVAKFCYGIMVDIMATNVAVLRCAAEYLEMTEDLEEGNLAFRAEAFLGYVVASSWLDSVVVLRCCEGLSPWAEDLQLVRRCSESVAAKACTNTRAVRWAYAGRMSPKTPRAGTSSDSRQQLVPPADWWVDDICVLRIDHFVRVVTAIQAKGMRCDLIGAAITRYSSKWLSAGINKESSTSHGSAPWTQAGVLQMVIAGEGDLQTEMANEQRMVVESLISIIPPQKDCVSCGFLLRLLRLAVMLKAAPALVTEVEKHVGMQLEQAALPDLLVPSYPYGRADAAYDVDLVQRLVEQFVVQEQSPTAALCSEGRGKEKQEQQQNATALRVARLLDSYLSEVSRDRNLALSKFQALAESLPESARVCHDGLYRAIDSYLKAHPAVTEHERKRLCRAVDCGKLSREVRMHAAQNERLPLRVVVHVLLSEQAKMTSALAKVGKKEEDINALRQQVDSVNAKYNELQREVELLQKQVERMPPPSAAGKQQSVSGWTSGWKKLGRLGRIPGASGNEGQSVVTAAPDKEVSQGPRRRRNSAS; encoded by the exons atgcaaggaagtgactgcAGCGCAGTCCATCACAGACATATCTCCATACATATATCATCGATCGATCGGATAAAAGAAATCGCCGAGAGCAGAACGAAGATGTGGGAACCTACAGAGAGGGAGAACCATGTCGCAGAGCGCGGGCTCGTCCCCGTCAACGGCGGTGACGAGGTGCAGGTGCAGGTGCAGCACGAGCACGGCGAGGCTAGGATGGACGGCTTCGTGCGCAGAGATCAGTCATG TAGGTACGCTAGCAGTGATATCCCCAGTGATCTACTCGTCAAGGTAGGAGGCGTCAACTtccacctccacaagcacccCATGGTCTCCCGGAGCGCCCGCCTGGCCCGACTCGTCGACGAGGCATCGGCCCTGCTCGGCCCCGACGCCGTCTTCGTCACCGTGGTTGACCTGCCCGACCTGCCGGGCGGCCACGGCGCGTTTGAGCTGGTCGCCAAGTTCTGCTACGGCATCATGGTTGATATCATGGCCACCAACGTCGCCGTGCTGCGCTGCGCCGCCGAGTACCTGGAGATGACGGAGGACCTGGAGGAGGGCAACCTCGCCTTCCGCGCAGAGGCGTTCCTGGGTTACGTAGTGGCGTCTTCGTGGCTGGACTCCGTCGTCGTGCTCCGGTGCTGCGAGGGCCTCTCGCCGTGGGCCGAGGACCTGCAACTCGTGCGCCGCTGCAGCGAGTCCGTCGCTGCCAAGGCGTGCACCAACACGAGGGCCGTGCGCTGGGCCTACGCTGGCAGGATGTCGCCCAAGACGCCGAGGGCCGGCACGTCGAGTGACAGCCGCCAACAGCTCGTGCCGCCGGCTGACTGGTGGGTAGACGACATCTGCGTGCTAAGGATCGACCATTTCGTGCGCGTCGTCACCGCCATCCAGGCCAAAGGCATGCGCTGCGACCTCATCGGCGCCGCCATCACGCGCTATTCCTCCAAGTGGCTCTCTGCTGGCATCAACAAGGAGAGTTCCACATCGCATGGCAGCGCGCCGTGGACGCAGGCCGGCGTGCTCCAAATGGTAATTGCCGGTGAGGGCGATCTGCAGACGGAGATGGCTAATGAGCAGAGGATGGTCGTGGAGAGCTTGATTAGCATCATCCCCCCGCAAAAAGATTGTGTCTCGTGCGGCTTCCTCCTCCGGCTGCTCCGCCTGGCCGTCATGCTCaaggcggcgccggcgctggtCACGGAGGTGGAGAAGCACGTGGGTATGCAGCTCGAGCAGGCAGCGCTGCCTGACCTCCTGGTGCCTTCATACCCCTACGGTCGCGCCGACGCCGCGTACGACGTCGACCTCGTGCAGCGGCTGGTGGAGCAGTTCGTGGTACAGGAGCAGTCGCCGACGGCGGCGCTGTGCAGCGAGGGCCGCGGGAAGGAGAAGCAAGAACAGCAGCAGAACGCGACAGCGCTGCGTGTGGCGCGCCTGCTCGACAGCTACCTCTCCGAGGTGTCCCGGGACCGGAACCTCGCCCTGAGCAAGTTTCAGGCCCTGGCCGAATCGCTGCCGGAGTCGGCACGCGTCTGCCACGATGGGCTGTACCGCGCCATCGATTCGTACCTAAAGGCGCACCCGGCGGTGACAGAGCACGAGCGGAAGCGGCTGTGCCGGGCGGTGGACTGCGGGAAGCTGTCGCGGGAGGTGCGCATGCACGCGGCGCAGAACGAGAGGCTGCCGCTCCGCGTGGTGGTGCATGTGCTGCTGTCGGAGCAGGCCAAGATGACCAGCGCGCTGGCCAAGGTGGGCAAGAAGGAGGAGGACATCAACGCGTTGAGGCAGCAGGTGGACAGCGTGAACGCCAAGTACAATGAGCTGCAGCGCGAGGTGGAGCTTCTGCAGAAGCAGGTGGAGCGCATGCCGCCGCCGTCCGCAGCGGGGAAGCAACAGAGCGTGTCGGGATGGACCAGCGGGTGGAAGAAGCTCGGAAGACTCGGCAGGATTCCGGGCGCCAGTGGCAACGAGGGGCAGTCGGTAGTGACCGCAGCGCCCGACAAGGAAGTGAGCCAGGGGCCTCGGCGGAGGAGGAACTCCGCCTCGTGA